A window of Chloroflexota bacterium genomic DNA:
CGTACGTCCATACCGGCAACCTTGACCATCCCTTCCGTTGGTTGCAGAAGGTTGAGAAAATGCTTGACGAGCGTGGTCTTTCCAGCGCCATTTTGACCGATAATAAGCACATATTCGCCCTCGTAGATATCCAGTGACACGCCATGCAATGCTTGGGTGCCATCAGGATAGATGTATTTCAACTCTTTAACGGAGAGCAGTGGTTCGCCACTACGCGGTAAGAGTGTGTACGAGTTTTCCGACGCTTTGACCACGCATTGTTTGCGTAGCGCGGTCAACGCGGTTGCTCCTTCGTTCATGCGCACAGGCAACTTGGCAAGATAACCTCCGCGTTGGCCAATCATGTAGAAGGTCTCAGACACCTGGGGTGGCCGCAGATAATGCTTGTAGAGGAGTTCAATTTGGGAATAAATCTCGTCAGCTGCACCCACCGCAATAATATGGCCATCGAACAGAAGGGCGATTCTGTCTGCGTGCTCAGCCATCTCCTCAGCAGCGTGGCTAGCCATTACGATAGTCATGCCTATCTCTTTGTTCAGTTTGCGGACAGTGGCAAAAACCTCCTCGGCACCTATTGGATCCAACTGTGAAGTTGGTTCATCTAGAACCATCAAATCCGGCTGCATCGCCAGCGCAGCAGCGATGGCTAAACGTTGCTTCTGCCCTCCCGAGAGCTCATGAGGATGCTTGTGTTCCATTCCCTCCAGTCGAACAGCCTCGAGCACGAGGGGAATGCGTCTCCTGATTTCATCACGCGGCACACACAGGTTTTCCAAGGCGAAGGCGATTTCATTCTCTACAGATGTAGCAATGAGTTGCGTTTCAGGATCTTGAAATACCATGCCTACGTGCTGAGCCAGTGTGCTGATAGGGTGGTCTAGGGTGTCAAGCCCTGCTACGGTTACCTTACCAAAGAATCGGCCTCCATAAAACTGAGGCACGATCCCATTGAGCGTTAGGCATAACGTTGTTTTGCCCGCGCCAGTGGGGCCGATAAGGCCAAGAAACTCCCCTCTGTAGATTTCTAGGGATATGTCATAGAGGGCCAGCCTCTGAGAACGGGGGTATAAGTACGACACCTTGTCGAGAACAGCAATTGGCTCACTCGTCATATCACGAGAGCTCCTGGTATCTAGACGCTTCTCGGAAGAACATGGGCAGATAACCTATAGCGATCAAAATATGGTGTTAATAGAAGGACAAGCGCGTTGGTTCGAATGCCTAATAAATCGCAGCGGTAGGCTTGACCAAACCAATTGCTCGCAAGCCAGCGATTACACCGGTGCCAATAACTGTTCCTACCACGCAGCGAGCCAAATGCTCAAGAGGGGCAAGCGGAGCCATTGCCAACCAAACTGCCTCTGGCCAGTTGACTACGAAATAGACGATAACGGCTGACGTAAGATGTGCGAGTCCTGCCACCATCCAGGTACCCAGGAAAAGGCCACTGGCAACTTGCCGCAGGTCTTGATGCCCAATCCAACGGGCTGCTAAACTACGGGTTGGCAAGATGAATAGGAGCAAAGCAGACCAATTAATGAACGAACCCAGCAAGAGAGCGCTGACACGCACACCATTCTGTAGTACTGCCCGCCCTCCATACAAGCCGTAAATAATGCAGAACAAGACCGATAAGGGCAGCCACCAGTTCTTGCGCGGACCTGTTGTGGCCATTACACCAGCGGTGAAGCTCCCCATAATAGCTCCCAGTACCGTAGCCACTGGCACGGTCGTCGTATGAGGGGCAATGAAAATGCCGAGCAATGCGCCGACACCGCTGGCGAGTGCTCCGGCAATCGAACCCAAGAGCCAGCCAACCAGGGGATAAATCCCCTGGCTCATAGGAAAGCTCTTGCCAGAACCGAGCACAACCGAGAGCGGAATAAGAGCCAGCCCCGTTACCACTGCTGCCAACACGATAATATAAGCAATTGGTGCTCCATCAACAGTTGCTCCACCTAGGAGCTTTACCTTACGTTCTTCACCAGTAGGGCTAATAGACATGGTATTTCCCTCCTTTTGAATGTTTGGTGCACTTCTTTTACGATCCAGTATATATCTGACAACACTCTCTGTCTGAAATTGCTGTATTTTTGGATATTACTCCTTTTTATTCATGGATAAAAACACCTGCCTTGAACCATCCCGAAACTTGCACTCGGTGTGGTCATTGCGTCACGGTGTGTGCTTATCACCATCATCAATTGCTGCCAGATGATTAAGTGGCGCTGGAGAAGGCGCATTGCTGTTCTCGTGGTCTGTGCATATCTGTCTGTATGCCATACCGGAGCATTGCGCACATAGAGGTCAGTCAACATGATAGATAGTAGTGATGGGATAAAATGTCTATTCAGGATTGCCCTGCAACTACGATATTTTATCCTGCTTGTTACCGTTGGATGAACAGCCGCAGCACCTCGGTATCCCTCGCACCAAAGTCATATTTATAGCGTTCGCCGCCTTGCAGAAAATCGAATCGCCTACAGCCCTGTCTTATTGCGTCGTCAATTAAGTAGCCTAGTAGTACAATCCCTGGTCCCAAGTCAGCATAAGCGCTTAGATCAAAGCCAGAGTTATAAACAAGCCGGTCTCCTCCATAATCGAAACACAAGTAACTCGCGACAGGATATCGGTTGAAGCGCAGGATGCTCAGCCGTAACCAGCCTTTCTCCAGTGCAGCGTGGGCTATAGCGTGGAAGAATTCCTGCATGCGTTCATCCATGAATGCATCTTTATCCGGATGGCTGGCTTTGTGCAATTGGATAAAGAGCTTGAATCCCTCCTCAAAATTTTCAGAGGTAACCCAATACCAGTCCACAATTGCTTCTTGTTCAGCACGACGCATCTTGCGGCGCAGTTCGTGGCGCTGTTTTTTATCTAGCCTGGTGCTGAGGTACTCTTCCCATGTGCGCGGCAATTCTACCACAGGACAGACATCCTCGCGGGTTTGCTGCACATTCCAACCATGATCCCTGGCCAATGCGCTGATTGTCTGCACTGTAGGCGAAGTGGCCGGCAAACAGCGCAAGTCGAGAATTTGCCAATCCTCTTCTTCTGCGAGAGCATTTAGCAATACCGCACAAGCACCATGATGATGTTCTGGGCTGGCGATGATATCCAAATAGTCCGAGACTTCTGTACCACCAATCAGGTGCATGGTTTGCCTTGGTTCGCTTCCCACTATGACGTGGGGACGCTCGACGCTGATCTCCGGCAATGGAGCTGTAGGGTCAATTGAGGTCCGTTGGAAAAAGAGAGGGCAGATAGCAACAAGGGAGTTCTTTTCATCACGAACTGTGAACAAACGCAGATTCTTAGCGTACCCAAAAGTATCCCACCAAGCACGCTGCCATTCCCAGGTCATGAAGAGCACATTCGTAGTGCTGTGCTGCAGCAAAGCATTCCACTCCGCTTGTAAGGCTTCGAACCCTTTGCTGTCTTGGT
This region includes:
- a CDS encoding ATP-binding cassette domain-containing protein, with protein sequence MTSEPIAVLDKVSYLYPRSQRLALYDISLEIYRGEFLGLIGPTGAGKTTLCLTLNGIVPQFYGGRFFGKVTVAGLDTLDHPISTLAQHVGMVFQDPETQLIATSVENEIAFALENLCVPRDEIRRRIPLVLEAVRLEGMEHKHPHELSGGQKQRLAIAAALAMQPDLMVLDEPTSQLDPIGAEEVFATVRKLNKEIGMTIVMASHAAEEMAEHADRIALLFDGHIIAVGAADEIYSQIELLYKHYLRPPQVSETFYMIGQRGGYLAKLPVRMNEGATALTALRKQCVVKASENSYTLLPRSGEPLLSVKELKYIYPDGTQALHGVSLDIYEGEYVLIIGQNGAGKTTLVKHFLNLLQPTEGMVKVAGMDVRELAVSELARRIGYVAQNPDNQIFSTTVGEEVAFALRNLGYSKEEVETRTVESLEAMGLLAVRDAHPLSLPKGDRARVVIAAILAMKPQVIIFDEPTTGQDFRGARFILDVSRKLHQMGKTVIVITHHLYLMPEYAERVIVMGKGTILLDAPIREAYHQVDLLRSTFLSPPQAVLLAKQLGHEDGRDLKLLTPKEVANCFICNATERGVV
- a CDS encoding GNAT family N-acetyltransferase; protein product: MKLEIYQDSKGFEALQAEWNALLQHSTTNVLFMTWEWQRAWWDTFGYAKNLRLFTVRDEKNSLVAICPLFFQRTSIDPTAPLPEISVERPHVIVGSEPRQTMHLIGGTEVSDYLDIIASPEHHHGACAVLLNALAEEEDWQILDLRCLPATSPTVQTISALARDHGWNVQQTREDVCPVVELPRTWEEYLSTRLDKKQRHELRRKMRRAEQEAIVDWYWVTSENFEEGFKLFIQLHKASHPDKDAFMDERMQEFFHAIAHAALEKGWLRLSILRFNRYPVASYLCFDYGGDRLVYNSGFDLSAYADLGPGIVLLGYLIDDAIRQGCRRFDFLQGGERYKYDFGARDTEVLRLFIQR